Proteins encoded in a region of the Vicia villosa cultivar HV-30 ecotype Madison, WI linkage group LG5, Vvil1.0, whole genome shotgun sequence genome:
- the LOC131607085 gene encoding probable cysteine protease RD19B has translation MDHRTFILLFVLFVFSVTAISSEIPTDGEDSIIRQVVDDGGVPLGAEDHFNLFKHRFGKVYSSQDEHDYRFNIFKTNMHRAKRHQIMDPSAVHGVTQFSDLTPLEFRKSVTGLRGLSLPADANQAPILPTDNLPTDFDWREKGAVTPVKNQGSCGSCWSFSTTGALEGAHYLATGELVSLSEQQLVDCDHECDPEEAGSCDSGCNGGLMNSAFEYILKSGGVMREKDYPYSGTDKGVCKFDKKKIAASVANFSVVSLNEDQIAANLVKNGPLAVAINAVYMQTYVGGVSCPYVCSKKLDHGVLLVGYGSGAYAPIRMKEKPYWIIKNSWGENWGENGYYKICQGRNICGVDSMVSTVAAVHTTTQ, from the exons TCAATAATCCGGCAGGTGGTCGATGACGGAGGAGTGCCGTTGGGAGCAGAGGATCACTTTAATCTATTCAAACATAGGTTCGGGAAGGTGTATTCTTCACAAGATGAACACGATTACAGATTCAATATCTTTAAGACTAACATGCACCGTGCTAAGAGACATCAGATAATGGATCCTTCGGCGGTTCACGGTGTAACTCAGTTCTCGGATCTCACTCCGCTGGAGTTTCGGAAATCCGTTACGGGATTGAGAGGGTTGAGTCTGCCTGCTGATGCGAATCAGGCTCCTATTCTTCCTACTGATAATCTTCCCACTGATTTTGATTGGAGAGAGAAAGGAGCGGTTACCCCGGTTAAGAATCAG GGTTCTTGTGGATCCTGTTGGAGTTTCAGCACCACCGGTGCACTTGAAGGTGCTCATTACCTCGCTACCGGAGAACTTGTCAGTCTTAGCGAGCAACAACTCGTTGATTGTGATCATGAG TGTGATCCAGAGGAGGCAGGTTCTTGTGACTCCGGATGCAACGGTGGATTGATGAACAGTGCTTTTGAGTACATTCTAAAATCCGGTGGAGTGATGCGAGAGAAAGACTATCCATATTCTGGAACTGATAAAGGTGTCTGCAAATTCGACAAGAAGAAGATTGCTGCATCAGTGGCGAATTTCAGTGTTGTTTCGCTTAACGAAGACCAGATTGCAGCCAATCTTGTGAAAAATGGTCCTCTTGCAGTTGCTATAAATGCTGTCTATATGCAGACATATGTTGGAGGAGTATCATGTCCTTATGTATGTTCAAAGAAGCTTGATCATGGAGTGTTACTGGTCGGATATGGTTCTGGAGCGTATGCGCCGATTAGGATGAAGGAGAAGCCGTATTGGATCATTAAGAACTCATGGGGAGAGAACTGGGGAGAAAATGGATACTACAAGATTTGCCAGGGAAGAAATATTTGTGGAGTGGACTCCATGGTTTCTACTGTAGCTGCTGTTCATACTACTACTCAGTAG